CCGCCCGGAGCCGGTTCGGCGCGGTCGCAATCTATGCGGCCCTGCTGGCAATCGCGCTGACCGCTTTGACCGCGGCGTGGATGCTGGGACATAGCGGCGGCGAGTCCCTCGGCATTCCCGAACCGATGCCCCAGGATCCCGCCCTCCGAGCGTCCTATCTCGAAGCTCGATCCTTACTCGGAGGCCACAGCGGAGACTCGGTGCGGGCCCGTGAGATCCTCCGTTCGCTGGTCGAGCAGGACCCGGAATTCGCTCCGGCCCATGCCTACCTGGCCGAGGCCAGTGCACGCCTGGCGATGAGATCGGCCGCCGCGGCGGACGCGGAGGAGGCCCGAGGGGCCGCCCTCCGAGCCCGCGAGTTGGACCCCGACTGCGCGGTGGCCTACCGAGTTCTGGCGATGCTCAGCCTGAACTTCGACTGGGATCCGGCGACGGCCGGCCGGCACCTGGCGACGGCCCTGGACCTCGACCCGGGCGATCCGATGACCCATATGGCCCATGCCTTCTACGAATCGTCTCGAGGGCGGTACGAAGAAGCGGTCGTCGCAGTACGGCGTGCCGTGGATCTGGAGCCGGACTCCATGCCATTGCGTAGCGACGCGGGTCACTATCTTCTGCGGGCCGGCCGGTTCCGGGAGGCCGCCCGCGAGTGCGCAGTGGTGGTGCGCCTCGACTCCGACAACTGGCATGCCCGAGACTGTCTCGTCACCGCCTACAGCGCCACCGGCCGGCCCGAAGAGGCGCGCAGCCATGTGCTGGCCTTGATGCGCGGCGCCGACTCCCCTTCATCGGTCCTGGAAAGGGCCGCGGCCGCCGCGGAACCCCAGCGTGTCTACCACTCCTGGCGGCTCGCCAACAGTCTCCGGCGCCCCGAAGGCCAAGCGGTCCACATTGCCAGGTCCTATCTGGCCCTGGATGACGAAGAGCGTGCTCTGGTCTGGCTCGAGCGGGCCGAGGAGGCGCGCAGTCCCCTGTTGCCGTTTGCCCTCCAGGGGCCTCGCTTCTCGGAGCTGCTCGCCCGGCCCCGCTATCGCGAAATCCTCCAAAGAGCCGGCCTCGAGGCTCTCATTCCCCCCGCACAGGAGGGGTGATGTCCTCACGGCCCCCGAGGTTCGGCCGCCCTCGAGGAGGACAGAGTTACCCGGTGCCCTCGCTGCCGGAGTGCCGACGCAAGGTCAAACGCCTCCATTCCTCGGCCGGACCCTCACCCGTTCTCCGCAGGT
This is a stretch of genomic DNA from Acidobacteriota bacterium. It encodes these proteins:
- a CDS encoding winged helix-turn-helix domain-containing protein translates to MKPAQGKLAFDRYTLDLESRELACGPNKVALQEQPFRLLLALLDRPGRLVRRQELQNALWPKDRHVDREAGLNTAMRKLRAALRQSGGDHALLETRPRLGYRLQSSEPRAVSHGEAPGSLDPGDSVGNAARSRFGAVAIYAALLAIALTALTAAWMLGHSGGESLGIPEPMPQDPALRASYLEARSLLGGHSGDSVRAREILRSLVEQDPEFAPAHAYLAEASARLAMRSAAAADAEEARGAALRARELDPDCAVAYRVLAMLSLNFDWDPATAGRHLATALDLDPGDPMTHMAHAFYESSRGRYEEAVVAVRRAVDLEPDSMPLRSDAGHYLLRAGRFREAARECAVVVRLDSDNWHARDCLVTAYSATGRPEEARSHVLALMRGADSPSSVLERAAAAAEPQRVYHSWRLANSLRRPEGQAVHIARSYLALDDEERALVWLERAEEARSPLLPFALQGPRFSELLARPRYREILQRAGLEALIPPAQEG